In a single window of the Buchnera aphidicola (Aphis gossypii) genome:
- a CDS encoding leucyl aminopeptidase has protein sequence MNFFLENFDLNVVQTDCIVVGIFKSLELTSSADILNKYSNDYISKLIHQGDINGEIGTNLLLYNVPNIISKRILLVGCGEKNNFKLCFLTKIIKNAIPVLNKSSIQHVFFSLNELYFCKNQTYWFIRKIISDIHKKIFKITTFFKKEIYLKSITFNIKDKNLLLSAQTALKHAKAISLGLTAAKKISNLPPNICNPLYLSLEAKKLSHTYKDNIEVTTIDSEKMKILGMHAYLAVGNGSKNKPYMSVIKYSKKNTFNKKVIVLIGKGLTFDSGGISIKPSQNMHEMKYDMCGAAAVYGALITAAELNLPLNVIGVLAGCENMPGGSSFRPGDVLNTMSGKTVEVLNTDAEGRLVLCDVFKYVERFSPNIVIDVATLTGACVTALGHYVTGLFSNNEILTNDLKKAAQQTDDKVWQLPLFDEYAQDIKSNIAHFSNVGNQGAGAITAAFFLSQFTKKYYWAHLDIAGTAWESGMNKGSTGRPVELLSQFLLNISNLNEC, from the coding sequence ATGAATTTTTTTTTAGAAAACTTCGATTTAAATGTAGTACAAACAGATTGTATAGTTGTTGGTATTTTTAAATCTTTAGAATTAACAAGTTCTGCTGATATTTTAAATAAATATAGCAATGATTATATTAGCAAACTAATTCATCAAGGAGATATTAATGGCGAAATAGGAACAAATTTGTTGCTATATAATGTACCAAATATTATCTCCAAGAGAATACTATTAGTAGGTTGTGGAGAAAAAAATAATTTTAAATTATGTTTTTTAACTAAGATTATTAAAAATGCTATCCCGGTTTTAAATAAAAGCTCTATTCAACATGTTTTTTTTTCTTTAAATGAACTATATTTTTGTAAGAATCAGACATATTGGTTTATTCGGAAAATAATCAGTGATATTCATAAAAAAATTTTTAAAATAACCACGTTTTTTAAAAAGGAAATTTACTTAAAATCTATTACATTTAATATAAAAGATAAAAATTTACTTTTATCAGCTCAAACTGCTTTAAAACACGCTAAAGCTATTAGCTTAGGATTAACCGCTGCAAAAAAAATAAGTAATTTACCTCCTAATATTTGTAATCCACTATATTTATCCCTGGAAGCAAAAAAATTATCTCATACATATAAAGACAATATTGAAGTTACAACAATTGATTCTGAGAAGATGAAAATTTTAGGTATGCATGCTTATTTAGCGGTAGGAAATGGTTCAAAAAACAAGCCATATATGTCCGTGATTAAATATTCTAAAAAAAATACTTTTAATAAAAAAGTTATTGTATTAATAGGAAAAGGATTAACATTTGATTCTGGAGGTATTTCTATCAAACCTTCCCAAAATATGCATGAAATGAAGTATGATATGTGTGGTGCAGCTGCTGTTTATGGGGCGCTGATTACAGCTGCTGAGTTGAATTTACCTTTAAATGTTATTGGAGTTTTAGCTGGTTGTGAAAATATGCCAGGAGGAAGTTCATTTAGACCTGGAGATGTTCTAAATACTATGTCTGGAAAAACAGTAGAAGTTTTAAATACAGATGCTGAAGGACGTTTAGTTTTATGTGATGTATTTAAATACGTGGAACGTTTTTCACCTAATATAGTAATTGACGTTGCCACTTTAACTGGGGCTTGCGTTACAGCATTAGGACATTATGTTACTGGTTTATTCTCTAATAATGAAATTTTAACTAATGATTTAAAAAAAGCTGCTCAACAAACAGATGATAAAGTTTGGCAATTACCTTTGTTTGATGAATACGCGCAAGACATAAAATCTAATATAGCCCATTTTTCTAATGTTGGGAATCAAGGAGCTGGAGCAATAACAGCAGCATTTTTTTTGTCTCAATTTACAAAAAAATATTATTGGGCACATCTAGATATTGCTGGCACTGCTTGGGAATCTGGTATGAATAAAGGATCTACAGGTCGTCCTGTCGAGCTTTTATCTCAGTTTTTGTTAAACATATCAAACTTGAATGAATGTTAA
- the trhO gene encoding oxygen-dependent tRNA uridine(34) hydroxylase TrhO — MSILHNYSSKKALRNDIFLKKEPRLILSFYKYFYVQDPKSYRDQIYKNFLKYQILGRVYIAYEGINAQISIPIYMYSNFKKFLYQFDPELNNLHINKTFHLNNVYAFWVFSVKVKKKIVNDGIQDPLFKFKNVGIYINAEKVNLMLKNKEIIFIDMRNSYEYKIGRFPNAIEIKSNTFREQLKNVIKTMSYAKDKNIVMYCTGGIRCEKATSWMIFNGFKNVYHIKGGIIGYVNQAKKNRLPILFKGKNFVFDNRMSEKISEDVLSLCKQCNKPSDNYVNCAFNLCHLLFIQCHNCEINFRNCCSFNCMKRYNISLR, encoded by the coding sequence ATGTCAATTTTACATAATTATAGTTCTAAAAAAGCATTAAGAAATGATATTTTTTTGAAAAAAGAACCGCGTTTGATTCTTTCATTTTACAAATATTTTTATGTTCAAGATCCCAAAAGTTATAGAGATCAAATTTATAAAAATTTTCTGAAATATCAAATATTAGGTAGAGTGTATATCGCTTATGAAGGAATAAATGCTCAAATTAGTATCCCTATTTATATGTATTCGAATTTTAAAAAGTTTTTATATCAATTTGATCCAGAACTAAATAATTTACATATTAACAAAACATTTCATTTGAATAATGTATATGCATTTTGGGTTTTTTCTGTAAAGGTTAAAAAAAAGATTGTAAATGATGGCATTCAGGATCCTTTATTTAAATTTAAAAATGTTGGAATATATATTAATGCAGAAAAAGTTAATTTAATGCTGAAAAATAAAGAAATCATATTTATTGATATGAGAAATTCTTACGAATACAAAATAGGTCGATTTCCTAATGCTATAGAAATTAAAAGCAACACTTTTCGAGAACAGTTAAAAAATGTAATAAAAACTATGAGTTATGCTAAAGATAAAAATATAGTAATGTATTGTACAGGTGGAATTCGCTGTGAAAAAGCGACATCTTGGATGATCTTTAATGGTTTTAAGAACGTTTATCATATAAAAGGTGGAATTATTGGGTATGTGAACCAAGCGAAAAAAAATAGATTACCTATTTTATTTAAAGGAAAAAACTTTGTATTTGATAATCGAATGAGTGAAAAGATATCAGAAGATGTTTTATCTCTTTGTAAGCAATGCAATAAGCCTTCAGATAATTATGTAAATTGTGCTTTTAATTTATGTCATCTATTATTTATTCAATGTCATAACTGTGAAATCAATTTTAGAAATTGTTGCTCTTTTAACTGTATGAAAAGATATAATATTTCATTAAGATAA
- a CDS encoding ATP-binding cassette domain-containing protein: MNFISIKDASLSFSNLEILKNTSFYLNKNERVCLTGKNGAGKSTLLKVINKKQDLDSGFVIYRKNIKISYLSQKNLDHFNISIFEFIKKKFKKINPYEILKIEKIIEILDLKKNTLLSELSGGSLRKIALGAALVHEPDILLLDEPTNHLDINTVRWLENFLKKFSGSIVFISHDRFFIDNICTRIVNLDRGKLTSFPGDYKKFVILKNKNYEIEKIQKKLFDQKLEKEEIWIKQGIKARSTRNEGRVKNLEKLRKENENYKKIEKFENILINEIKDYSGKIMFDLKNINFCIENRNIIQNFSSTIRYGDKIGFIGNSGSGKSTMIKILIGENKVQTGYFYANKKLKIGYFDQNRTILNPKKSILDNINEGQNKIVINGKEQYLIGYLKKFLFQPYELQRLVKTLSGGECNRLLLAKLFLKKNNILILDEPTNDLDLDTLKLLEKIIIQYSGTVLIVSHDRKFIQNTVNKYWIFKGDGFITKHLGIYNDLIDKQIKKDKSKKNIHILNKKLKSPSKNKLKNETEKILNQIEKIEKNIKILQNKINQPEFFKKNFINQLPVLKELNLEEKKLEKKITYWENLEKNINNLNN, translated from the coding sequence ATGAATTTCATTAGCATAAAAGATGCTTCTTTATCATTTAGCAATTTAGAAATACTAAAAAATACTTCTTTTTATTTAAATAAAAATGAACGTGTTTGTTTAACTGGAAAAAATGGAGCGGGAAAGTCAACTTTATTAAAAGTCATTAATAAAAAACAAGATTTAGATTCGGGTTTTGTTATCTATAGAAAAAATATTAAAATATCATATTTATCTCAAAAAAATTTAGATCATTTTAATATTTCAATTTTCGAATTTATTAAAAAAAAATTTAAAAAAATTAATCCTTATGAGATTCTAAAAATAGAAAAAATCATTGAAATATTAGATCTTAAAAAAAATACTTTACTTTCAGAATTATCTGGTGGATCATTAAGAAAAATTGCATTAGGCGCTGCATTAGTACATGAACCTGATATATTACTATTGGATGAACCCACTAATCACCTGGATATCAATACAGTAAGATGGTTAGAAAATTTTTTAAAAAAATTTTCTGGAAGTATTGTATTTATATCACATGATAGATTTTTTATTGACAATATATGCACAAGAATCGTTAATCTTGATCGAGGGAAACTCACATCATTTCCAGGGGATTATAAAAAATTTGTTATATTAAAAAATAAAAATTATGAAATCGAAAAAATTCAAAAAAAGTTGTTTGATCAAAAATTAGAAAAAGAAGAAATTTGGATTAAACAGGGAATTAAAGCACGAAGCACAAGAAATGAAGGTAGAGTCAAGAATTTAGAAAAGTTAAGGAAAGAAAATGAAAATTATAAAAAAATAGAAAAATTTGAAAATATTTTAATTAATGAAATCAAAGATTATTCGGGAAAAATAATGTTTGATTTAAAAAATATAAATTTTTGCATAGAAAACAGAAATATTATTCAAAATTTTTCTTCAACAATACGATATGGTGATAAAATAGGATTCATTGGAAATAGTGGTTCCGGTAAGAGTACTATGATAAAAATACTGATAGGAGAAAATAAAGTTCAAACAGGATATTTTTATGCAAATAAAAAGCTAAAAATCGGATATTTTGATCAAAATCGAACAATATTAAATCCTAAAAAATCTATTTTAGATAATATTAATGAAGGACAAAATAAAATAGTAATCAATGGGAAAGAACAATATTTAATAGGATACTTAAAAAAATTTTTGTTTCAACCATATGAATTACAACGATTAGTAAAAACTTTATCCGGCGGAGAATGCAATAGATTGCTTTTAGCTAAATTATTTTTAAAAAAAAATAACATATTAATTCTTGATGAACCTACAAATGATTTAGATTTAGATACATTAAAATTATTAGAGAAAATTATTATTCAATATTCTGGAACTGTTTTGATAGTAAGTCATGATAGAAAATTTATTCAAAATACAGTCAATAAATATTGGATATTCAAAGGAGATGGATTTATCACTAAACACTTAGGTATATATAATGACTTAATAGATAAACAAATCAAAAAAGATAAAAGTAAAAAAAATATACATATATTAAATAAAAAATTAAAATCACCAAGTAAAAATAAGCTAAAAAATGAAACAGAAAAAATATTAAATCAAATCGAAAAAATAGAAAAAAATATTAAAATTCTACAAAATAAAATAAATCAACCTGAATTTTTTAAGAAAAATTTTATCAATCAATTACCTGTATTAAAAGAGTTAAATTTAGAAGAAAAAAAATTAGAAAAAAAAATAACATATTGGGAAAATTTAGAAAAAAATATAAATAATTTAAATAATTAA
- a CDS encoding valine--tRNA ligase, whose product MEKTYNPQDIEESLYDFWEKNGYFKPSNDLTKPSFCIMMPPPNITGNLHMGHAFQQTIMDILIRYHRMQGKNTLWQVGTDHAGIATQVLVERHIYLTENKNKKDYHRNDFVEKIWSWKNKYNVIVTKQMRRLGNSVDWDREKFTLDPDICHAVKEAFIIFYKDNLIYQKKRLVHWDSKLETVISDLEVEHRLIKSKKWFIRYPIFFNQKKNNHQIKYLTVSTTRPETLLGDTALAVNPKDENYNQFIGQFVICPLVNRIIPIVADKYADLTKGTGCVKITPAHDFNDYKVGLRHQLPMINIFTFDGKIKKNFDIYNYKGQISDIHSSLVPSKFQNLDIISARIKVIKEIEKIGLLEKVEECDILTPHSDRSGVIIQPMLTNQWYLKTSKLANLAISVVKEKKINFIPPQYETMYLSWMNNIEDWCISRQLWWGHRIPVWYDCKKNIYVGHNESEIRKNYNISNDIKLTQDEDVLDTWFSSGLWTFSTLGWPKKTKFLKIFHSTDVLVSGFDIIFFWIARMIMLTMYLVKDNFGISQIPFKNVYITGLIRDEEGQKMSKSKGNVIDPLDMIDGITLNNLIKKRTNNLLRPQLSRKIKERTIKQFPNGISPTGTDALRFTFCALASNTRDIKWDMSRLKGYRNFCNKLWNASRFVLINTKNHHFFSFKINDNMLFINKWILIEFNKVVKLYRNSLDSYRFDVSANILYDFTWNTFCDWYLEFVKLIIKFGSSQDVYYTKNILVDILEQLLKLLHPIIPFITETIWQRIKKIKNIKEKTIMLQPFPKYNHLFFNEKILSDMSWIKKIIISLRNIRAEMNISTKTLLSLFLKNVSFDQEKIIQENFLLLKNIVHLDKIEVVSKKYKEPVLSIKKIIDGVEILIPIFNIIDKKIELKRLNKEIKNITLKIVSVKEKILNKDFLRHAPRNIIIKEQEKLKNLNQIYSKLSSQIKIFNNFLNKNNSSREKI is encoded by the coding sequence ATGGAAAAAACTTATAATCCTCAAGATATTGAAGAATCTTTATATGATTTTTGGGAAAAAAATGGATATTTTAAACCTAGTAACGATTTAACTAAGCCATCATTTTGTATTATGATGCCACCTCCTAATATTACTGGAAATTTGCATATGGGGCATGCATTTCAACAAACTATTATGGATATACTGATTCGTTATCATAGAATGCAAGGAAAAAATACATTATGGCAAGTCGGAACAGATCATGCTGGAATAGCAACACAAGTATTAGTAGAGCGTCATATATATCTTACAGAAAATAAAAATAAAAAGGATTATCATAGGAATGATTTTGTTGAAAAAATATGGTCATGGAAAAATAAATATAATGTAATTGTTACAAAACAAATGCGACGTTTAGGAAATTCTGTTGATTGGGATCGCGAAAAATTTACTTTAGATCCCGATATTTGCCATGCTGTTAAAGAAGCTTTCATTATTTTTTATAAGGATAATTTAATATACCAAAAAAAAAGATTAGTACATTGGGATTCAAAATTAGAAACAGTTATTTCTGATTTAGAAGTAGAGCATCGTTTAATAAAAAGTAAAAAATGGTTTATTCGATATCCTATTTTTTTTAATCAAAAAAAAAATAATCATCAGATTAAATATTTAACAGTTTCCACAACTAGACCTGAAACATTGCTAGGAGATACAGCTTTAGCTGTTAATCCCAAAGATGAAAACTATAACCAGTTTATTGGTCAATTTGTTATATGCCCGTTAGTAAATAGAATCATACCTATTGTTGCAGATAAATATGCAGATTTAACAAAAGGAACAGGTTGTGTCAAAATTACACCCGCACACGATTTTAATGATTATAAAGTAGGATTACGTCATCAGTTACCAATGATTAATATTTTTACATTTGATGGTAAGATTAAAAAAAATTTTGATATTTACAATTATAAAGGTCAAATATCTGATATACATAGTTCATTAGTTCCAAGTAAATTTCAAAATTTAGATATTATTTCCGCGAGAATCAAAGTGATTAAGGAAATAGAAAAAATAGGGCTGCTAGAAAAAGTTGAAGAATGTGATATTCTGACACCTCATAGTGATAGAAGCGGCGTAATTATTCAACCTATGTTAACTAATCAATGGTATTTGAAAACATCAAAATTAGCTAATTTAGCTATTTCTGTGGTCAAAGAAAAAAAAATTAATTTTATCCCACCACAATATGAAACTATGTATTTATCTTGGATGAATAATATTGAAGACTGGTGTATTTCACGTCAATTATGGTGGGGTCACCGTATTCCAGTTTGGTATGATTGCAAAAAAAACATATATGTTGGACACAATGAGAGTGAAATAAGAAAAAATTACAATATATCAAATGATATAAAATTAACTCAAGATGAAGATGTTTTAGATACCTGGTTTTCATCTGGATTATGGACTTTTTCTACATTAGGTTGGCCTAAAAAAACAAAATTTTTAAAAATTTTTCATTCAACTGATGTTTTAGTCAGTGGTTTTGATATTATTTTTTTCTGGATTGCTAGAATGATTATGTTGACTATGTATCTTGTTAAAGATAATTTTGGTATATCTCAGATACCTTTTAAAAATGTTTATATTACAGGTTTAATACGTGATGAAGAAGGTCAAAAAATGTCGAAATCAAAAGGAAATGTTATTGACCCATTAGATATGATAGACGGTATTACTTTGAATAACTTAATTAAAAAAAGAACAAATAATTTATTACGACCACAGTTATCCCGTAAAATTAAAGAACGTACTATAAAGCAATTTCCTAATGGAATTAGTCCGACAGGTACAGATGCATTACGTTTTACATTTTGCGCTTTAGCTTCTAATACACGTGATATAAAATGGGATATGAGCAGATTGAAAGGCTATCGAAACTTTTGTAATAAACTTTGGAATGCTAGTCGATTTGTTTTAATAAATACAAAAAATCATCATTTTTTTTCATTTAAAATAAATGATAACATGCTTTTTATAAATAAATGGATTTTAATAGAATTTAACAAAGTAGTAAAATTATATAGAAATTCATTAGATAGTTATCGATTTGATGTTTCAGCAAATATTTTATATGATTTTACTTGGAATACTTTTTGTGATTGGTATTTAGAATTTGTTAAACTAATTATAAAATTTGGTTCATCTCAGGATGTATATTACACTAAAAATATTTTAGTTGATATTTTAGAGCAACTTTTGAAATTGCTACATCCCATTATACCTTTTATTACTGAAACTATTTGGCAGCGTATTAAAAAAATTAAAAATATTAAAGAAAAAACAATTATGCTTCAACCGTTCCCAAAATATAATCATTTATTTTTCAATGAAAAAATTTTATCAGATATGAGTTGGATAAAAAAAATAATAATTTCTCTAAGAAATATTAGAGCCGAGATGAACATTTCCACAAAAACATTATTATCATTATTTCTGAAAAATGTTTCTTTTGATCAAGAAAAAATTATTCAAGAAAACTTTTTGTTATTAAAAAATATAGTTCATTTAGATAAAATTGAAGTTGTTTCTAAAAAATATAAAGAACCTGTATTATCTATTAAAAAAATTATTGATGGCGTAGAAATTTTAATTCCTATATTTAATATAATAGATAAAAAAATTGAATTGAAAAGATTAAATAAAGAAATAAAAAATATCACATTAAAAATTGTATCTGTAAAAGAAAAAATATTAAATAAAGATTTTTTACGTCATGCCCCTCGAAATATTATAATAAAAGAACAGGAAAAATTAAAAAATTTAAATCAAATATATTCTAAGTTATCTTCTCAAATAAAAATTTTTAATAATTTTTTAAATAAAAATAATTCGTCTCGTGAAAAAATATAG
- the pncB gene encoding nicotinate phosphoribosyltransferase — protein sequence MKKYNYPIVKTLLDNDAYKLHMQQAVFFFYKNVDVVAEFICRGPNILGSYSHALLDQINMMESLSLSHEEYLYMNSFPFFKKEYLHWLKNFRYNITQVKVNNYYGQLRIRIAGLWKEVILWEVPILSLISEIFHKNNYPEVTPNIAVDYLNLKLKKFFNYTKNLDLSRLKIIDFGTRRRFSYNVQYSIVKRLKQQFPFLVGSSNYHISRVLKLSPVGTQAHEWFQAHQQISSNLKYSQSLALKIWLCQYKKHLGIALTDCITMDSFLRDFNLFLSKSYQGMRHDSGDPIQWAKKALNHYQSLGIDPSSKTLLFSDNLNFKKIITLYKKFNKKINIIFGIGTKLTCDIPHVKPLNIVIKLVKCNGKPVAKISDSPGKMFCLDKSFMQSLFKAFDLPLKNIK from the coding sequence ATGAAAAAATATAATTATCCAATAGTAAAAACATTACTCGATAATGACGCATATAAACTTCATATGCAACAAGCAGTGTTTTTTTTCTATAAAAATGTTGATGTTGTTGCAGAATTTATTTGCAGAGGTCCTAATATACTAGGGTCTTATTCACATGCTTTACTAGATCAAATTAATATGATGGAATCTTTATCTCTAAGTCATGAAGAATATCTATATATGAATTCGTTTCCATTCTTTAAAAAAGAATATTTACATTGGTTAAAAAATTTTCGATATAATATAACTCAAGTCAAAGTAAATAATTATTATGGTCAATTGCGCATTCGAATTGCTGGGTTATGGAAAGAAGTAATTTTATGGGAAGTCCCTATTTTGTCTTTAATTAGTGAGATTTTTCACAAAAATAATTATCCTGAAGTAACACCAAACATTGCGGTAGATTATTTAAACTTAAAATTAAAAAAATTTTTTAACTATACTAAAAATTTAGATTTATCTCGTTTAAAAATTATTGATTTTGGGACAAGACGCAGATTTTCGTATAATGTACAATATTCTATTGTAAAAAGATTGAAGCAACAATTTCCTTTTTTAGTTGGATCCAGTAACTATCATATCTCTCGTGTTTTAAAATTATCTCCAGTAGGCACTCAAGCACATGAATGGTTTCAAGCACACCAGCAAATTAGTTCTAATTTAAAATATAGTCAATCGTTAGCTTTAAAAATATGGTTGTGTCAATATAAAAAACATCTAGGAATTGCTTTAACAGATTGCATTACAATGGATTCTTTTTTACGCGATTTTAATTTATTTTTATCTAAATCTTATCAAGGAATGAGACATGATTCAGGCGATCCAATACAATGGGCTAAAAAAGCTTTAAACCATTATCAAAGTTTAGGCATTGATCCTTCTAGTAAGACTTTATTATTTTCGGATAATTTAAATTTTAAAAAAATTATAACTTTATATAAAAAATTTAATAAGAAAATTAATATTATATTTGGTATTGGAACAAAATTAACTTGTGATATTCCACATGTAAAACCATTAAATATTGTAATCAAGCTAGTTAAATGTAATGGGAAACCTGTAGCAAAAATATCTGATAGTCCTGGTAAAATGTTTTGTTTAGATAAATCGTTTATGCAATCGTTGTTTAAAGCATTTGATTTGCCTTTAAAAAATATAAAATAA
- the rlmKL gene encoding bifunctional 23S rRNA (guanine(2069)-N(7))-methyltransferase RlmK/23S rRNA (guanine(2445)-N(2))-methyltransferase RlmL, whose product MNYLYASTNLGCEKLLKNELIFLGAKNLHIIKGGIYYEGEDLLLYRSLIWSRIASKIYICIKKFIINSNHDLYTNTYQIDWDKILYFNNTFLVKFKGNNDIIKNSLFGALTIKNAILDQFYEKYSIYPNINLINPDISVQALLTNNRINIMLNLSGNSLSQRGYRKFSNITSLKENLSAAIVLSSAWKKNIPLIDPMCGSGTFLIEAAMIYSNRAPGLKRNKWGFQFWKGYNNFLWNEVLNEANKKFEMSIKKCHKNLFIGFDYNQKIIEQAKENAFNANVLEIIQFSKSNLNNITNPYKNKEMGVLLSNPPYEEKENTESELVALYIQISFMFEKHFKNWKLSIFTASEFLSSFLQIQAYETFSFKSGSLNCFLKNYKILSERLNHKNKEYENRLKKNIKKLKKWNDWKKIDCFRIYDQDIPSYKIVVDMYKNWLVIQEYQAPKEINIHDSYKRLCHAIYYTKEILSIPINNIVFKTRKKQKKKLQYQKLFNSKKFFIIQEYHAKLLVNLFDYVDTGLFLEHRRVRKLISTMSYGKDFLNLFAYTGSATVFAGLGGAKSTTTIDISNTYIQWSMRNMSINNIIGIQHSFIQSNCLEWIRSTYQKFDLIFINPPTFSNSKKMKQVFELKKDYLDLLNILKKNLRENGYIIFSSSTNNFKLNFDKIHQMKLYVKNITHLVQSKDFLNKKYYSWLIQHIQ is encoded by the coding sequence ATGAACTATTTATATGCAAGCACAAATTTAGGATGTGAAAAATTATTAAAAAACGAACTTATTTTTTTAGGAGCAAAAAATTTACATATTATTAAAGGAGGTATTTATTATGAAGGTGAGGATTTACTATTATACCGAAGTTTAATATGGAGTCGAATTGCTTCTAAGATTTATATATGTATTAAAAAATTTATTATTAATAGTAATCATGATTTATATACTAATACTTATCAGATTGATTGGGATAAAATTTTATATTTCAACAATACATTTTTAGTAAAATTTAAAGGAAACAACGATATTATTAAAAATAGTTTATTTGGAGCGTTAACTATAAAAAATGCAATTTTAGATCAATTTTATGAAAAATATTCTATATATCCTAATATTAATCTTATTAATCCTGATATTAGTGTTCAAGCATTATTAACTAACAACAGAATAAATATTATGTTAAATTTATCTGGTAATTCTTTAAGTCAAAGAGGTTACCGAAAATTTTCAAATATTACATCATTAAAAGAAAACTTAAGCGCAGCAATTGTATTAAGTTCCGCATGGAAAAAAAATATTCCTTTAATAGACCCTATGTGTGGTTCTGGGACTTTTTTAATTGAAGCAGCTATGATTTACTCTAACAGAGCGCCAGGATTAAAAAGAAATAAGTGGGGTTTTCAATTTTGGAAAGGATATAACAATTTTTTATGGAATGAAGTTCTTAATGAAGCAAATAAAAAATTTGAAATGAGCATAAAAAAATGTCATAAAAATTTATTTATTGGATTTGATTATAATCAAAAAATTATAGAACAAGCAAAAGAAAATGCATTTAATGCAAACGTATTAGAAATTATTCAATTTTCAAAATCTAATTTAAATAACATTACCAACCCATACAAAAATAAAGAAATGGGAGTATTATTAAGTAATCCACCGTATGAAGAAAAAGAAAATACTGAAAGCGAGCTAGTAGCATTATATATTCAAATTAGTTTTATGTTTGAAAAACATTTTAAAAATTGGAAACTATCAATATTTACTGCATCAGAATTTTTGTCAAGTTTTTTACAAATACAAGCTTATGAAACATTTTCTTTTAAAAGTGGTTCATTAAACTGCTTTTTAAAAAATTATAAAATATTGTCAGAAAGACTAAATCATAAAAACAAAGAATATGAAAACAGATTAAAAAAGAATATTAAAAAATTAAAAAAATGGAATGACTGGAAAAAAATAGACTGTTTTCGCATATATGATCAAGATATACCAAGTTATAAAATTGTTGTAGATATGTACAAAAATTGGTTAGTAATTCAAGAATATCAAGCTCCAAAAGAAATAAACATACATGATTCTTATAAAAGATTATGTCATGCAATTTATTATACAAAAGAAATATTATCTATTCCAATTAATAATATAGTATTTAAAACAAGAAAAAAACAAAAAAAAAAATTACAATATCAAAAACTTTTTAATAGCAAAAAATTTTTTATAATCCAAGAATATCATGCAAAACTATTAGTAAATTTATTTGATTATGTAGATACTGGATTATTTTTAGAGCATCGACGTGTAAGAAAGCTTATAAGTACAATGTCATACGGTAAAGATTTTTTAAATTTATTTGCATATACCGGTAGTGCAACTGTTTTTGCCGGATTAGGAGGTGCCAAAAGTACAACTACTATCGATATATCTAATACATATATACAATGGTCTATGAGAAACATGTCAATTAACAATATCATTGGAATACAACATTCTTTTATTCAATCAAACTGTTTGGAATGGATTAGATCAACTTATCAAAAATTTGATTTAATATTTATTAATCCACCAACTTTCTCAAATTCAAAAAAAATGAAACAAGTTTTTGAATTGAAAAAAGATTATCTTGACTTATTAAATATTTTAAAAAAAAATTTACGAGAAAATGGCTATATTATTTTTTCAAGTTCTACAAACAATTTTAAATTAAATTTTGATAAAATCCATCAAATGAAACTATATGTGAAAAATATTACTCATTTAGTGCAATCAAAAGATTTTTTAAATAAAAAATATTACTCCTGGCTAATACAACATATACAATGA